In a genomic window of Rhinoderma darwinii isolate aRhiDar2 chromosome 10, aRhiDar2.hap1, whole genome shotgun sequence:
- the LOC142662229 gene encoding uncharacterized protein LOC142662229, which produces MNSRPTSGRMKFPLVIIQFGALFISLVTSYGFRNCIQYYESPKTFLCMNRQELSIESVVSDILIIAEHLTISQNTITILPNGSFNHLPQLKNLSLSNNHLQTVESEAFTNLEALKYLDLSYNQIRSLSLGVFHGLGNLTQLYLHYNTLAVIHPDVFRPLLGLQSLNLSANYLNNFSSVVHALQPLMQLKNLSLCDNNISHLAHTDSLPRNLSKLFLCQNHLQDLNCHQDFLINIKYLDLSYNNITSSSLQKVNLSNTNYLRIAFNPDFEILKFLENPTIPPERIDYSGLKLNTSEKLQVMCSHLKSKQISKLNLIRNNITSLPNLIFENCTSCLQMDLSYNRLKDASCLSFLKTSNLSSLTIEHNLLKQLKSCPNVTTFPDLQSISFRFNRIWSVMSEAFTYAPNLKELRLNINNIIHLLPHCFKGLSNLRTLRLDNNLITDLYKNSFFGLKQLTTLNLRNNRISVIFENVFEGLENLIILDLGGNKITQVKNGSFIGLKYLSKLYLDINQIKKISGDMFNGVEATLQVLDLASNKLSYQSSRQNLSPFSKLEKIYDLKLQSQQPHGLMAIPKGFFKGLDSLRDLYLGQNRLAHLGSNVFDELKNLKFLSLAEDCNGVQNLSPGIFKDLVNLKYLDLENMCIQSLSPDIFSNLTNLRRLQLTKNGLKHIDIQIFENMTKLRYLDLRNCPFTCTCDNADFQGWLNVSQVQVVYAYNITCSNERSAFFHSFDTHVCDLKVKLILFFTSFFSLCLFIIIPIIYSKSYWRIKYNYFLFISWLNERWNSKKDLYKYDAFVSYNTRDEDWVYETMLPMLEKGKSSKSLRLCLHHRDFTLGRDIVDNIVDSIHNSRKTLCVVSRSYLRSEWCSMEMQLASYKLFDEMKDVLVLIFLEDIPKRELSTYHRMRKVMLKKTYITWPGEPEAQRLFWAKVRKALRGGDKEDGEDDLLLRDDEALLISS; this is translated from the coding sequence ATGAACTCTAGGCCAACTTCAGGAAGGATGAAATTTCCCTTGGTCATCATTCAGTTTGGAGCTCTTTTCATCTCTTTAGTGACAAGTTACGGGTTCAGAAATTGCATCCAATACTACGAAAGTCCTAAAACTTTCCTCTGCATGAACCGCCAGGAACTGAGCATAGAGAGTGTTGTGTCTGATATCCTCATAATTGCTGAGCACCTGACTATATCGCAAAACACCATCACAATTTTACCTAATGGGAGCTTCAATCACCTACCACAGCTTAAGAACTTGAGCCTTAGTAACAACCATCTGCAGACTGTTGAATCAGAGGCCTTTACAAACTTGGAAGCCTTAAAATATTTGGACTTGTCTTATAACCAAATAAGAAGTTTATCCTTGGGAGTTTTTCATGGACTTGGAAACTTGACCCAACTCTACCTACATTACAATACTCTTGCCGTAATACATCCTGACGTCTTCAGACCTCTTCTTGGCTTACAAAGTCTCAACTTGTCGGCCAACTACTTAAACAATTTCAGTAGTGTTGTCCATGCCCTTCAGCCGTTAATGCAACTCAAGAATCTTAGCTTGTGTGATAATAATATCAGCCACTTGGCTCATACCGATTCACTTCCgaggaatttgtccaaactttttCTCTGCCAAAACCACTTACAGGACTTGAATTGCCACCAAGATTTTTTAATCAATATCAAATATCTTGACTTGTCCTACAACaacatcacctcctcctccttgcaGAAAGTAAACTTGAGTAATACAAACTATTTACGGATAGCATTTAATCCTGATTTCGAGATTCTGAAATTTTTGGAAAATCCCACCATACCCCCGGAGAGGATTGATTACTCCGGATTAAAATTAAACACTTCTGAAAAATTACAGGTGATGTGTTCCCATTTAAAAAGCAAACAGATTTCAAAATTGAATTTAATTCGGAACAATATTACTTCACTGCCGAACCTCATATTCGAAAATTGTACTTCGTGTCTCCAGATGGATTTATCATACAATAGGCTTAAAGATGCGAGCTGTTTAAGCTTCCTTAAGACATCCAATCTTTCGTCGTTGACTATCGAGCATAACCTCTTAAAACAGTTGAAGTCCTGTCCCAATGTGACCACTTTTCCAGACCTGCAGTCAATTTCTTTTCGATTTAACAGAATATGGTCAGTGATGTCGGAAGCATTTACCTACGCGCCTAATCTGAAAGAACTAAGATTAAACATCAACAATATAATACATTTGCTTCCACATTGTTTTAAGGGATTAAGCAATTTGAGGACGTTGCGTTTGGATAATAACCTCATTACAGATTTGTACAAAAATTCGTTTTTTGGTTTGAAACAGCTTACAACTCTCAATCTCAGGAATAACAGAATTTCtgtcatttttgaaaatgtgttCGAAGGTTTGGAGAATTTGATTATATTGGATCTTGGGGGAAACAAGATTACGCAGGTTAAAAATGGATCCTTTATTGGGTTAAAATATCTTTCAAAGTTGTATCTAGATATTAACCAGATTAAAAAAATTAGTGGGGACATGTTCAATGGTGTAGAGGCAACATTACAGGTCTTGGATTTGGCGTCGAATAAGTTGAGTTATCAATCTTCCAGACAAAACCTTTCGCCGTTCTCAAAACTTGAAAAAATATATGACTTGAAACTTCAGAGTCAACAGCCACATGGGCTAATGGCCATTCCAaaaggcttctttaaaggtctagaTAGCCTACGGGATCTGTATTTGGGACAAAACAGACTCGCCCATTTAGGATCCAATGTGTTCGATGAGctcaaaaatctgaaatttctcaGCTTGGCAGAAGACTGTAATGGCGTCCAGAACCTCTCACCGGGAATTTTCAAAGACTTAGTGAACCTAAAATACTTGGACCTGGAAAATATGTGTATACAGTCTTTGAGCCCAGATATCTTCTCGAACCTTACCAATCTCAGAAGACTCCAGCTAACAAAGAACGGGTTAAAACATATAGATATCCAAATATTTGAAAACATGACCAAATTAAGATACCTCGACTTAAGAAATTGTCCCTTTACATGCACTTGTGACAATGCGGACTTCCAAGGGTGGTTGAATGTGTCACAGGTACAAGTTGTGTATGCTTATAATATCACATGTAGCAATGAACGTTCTGCTTTCTTCCATAGTTTTGATACTCACGTGTGTGACCTCAAAGTTAAGCTAATACTATTTTTCACTTCTTTCTTCTCCTTGTGCCTCTTTATAATCATACCTATTATCTACAGCAAATCCTACTGGCGCATCAAATATAATTACTTCCTTTTCATCTCATGGCTCAATGAACGTTGGAATTCTAAGAAGGACCTCTACAAGTATGATGCCTTTGTGTCCTACAACACTCGGGATGAAGACTGGGTATATGAAACAATGCTgcccatgcttgagaaaggcaagTCCTCAAAATCACTTCGACTTTGCCTCCACCATCGGGATTTTACACTAGGTAGGGACATTGTAGACAACATTGTGGACAGCATTCACAACAGTCGAAAGACCCTCTGCGTGGTGAGCAGGAGTTATCTTCGAAGTGAGTGGTGTTCCATGGAGATGCAGTTGGCCAGCTATAAGTTGTTTGACGAAATGAAGGATGTTCTTGTTCTCATATTTTTGGAGGATATCCCGAAAAGAGAGTTGTCCACCTACCATAGGATGAGGAAGGTTATGCTGAAGAAGACTTACATTACATGGCCAGGGGAACCTGAGGCCCAAAGGTTATTTTGGGCCAAAGTTCGAAAAGCACTGAGGGGTGGTGACAAAGAAGACGGTGAAGATGACTTATTACTTCGTGATGATGAAGCCCTCCTTATATCAAGTTGA